AGTATCTTAATTTTGACTGGAAGGACAAATGGCTAACCGGCGCTTCGTAATAGGTGGATTAGGCGGCTTGATGCTTTCCAGCAGTCTGGACGGTTGCGGTTTCCTCAAGGAGTGGTGGCAGCCAGACCTAGCAAATGCGACGATTGATGTTCACGCGCATTTCTTCAACGGTCGCGACGCCCCTGCGGTTGGTTTTTTGCAACAGACATTCTTACGTGACCCGCATGGCCCGGTTGATCCAGACATGAGCAGCACCGCTTTTCTTAAGCTGCTAAAGACCATTCTGCTGTCCAACACGCCGACGACGAAGCAGGAACTTGCCGACGTGACGAGCGGTACGCCGGTCACACCGCCGTATGTGATCGAGCAGCGTGACCAAGAGAATGTGGCCTCTGCCTTGTCCGAATATGCCGCCGGGGCCGTGCCAGATTTTTCCGGATTGCGTGTGACCCGCACCGACGAAAGCAGGATCCTCGACCGGATTGCGCAGGAAGTGGGTTTGAATTCGGTGCGCACCGGCCTTCAGACTCCGCGCCAGCAGGTAAGCACGTTGGTCGCCGAGATCTATGCCAAGGGCGCGCCGAGCGCATTAGGTACTGGTACGCAAAAGAAATATCGTCATCTCTCGCCCTTTTTTGCAATCGATCCGCTGGGCCGGGCTGTTGACCCGTGCACGCCTCGACATTTTGGCAGTACTGCAACGACTATATGGTGGCAATACGCAGGTGCGGGTGTTTTGGCCCTAGTTTGTCGATTTTACCTATTGGTTCAAAACTATCGAAACCGATGTTGAAACGGTGGCGGATCAGATTGAGGTCGTGTCAGCTATCGCGAAGCGGTTTCAAAGCGCGCTGGTGTTGCCTTTTGTTCCGTTCTGCCCCTTGCGCGCAGCCTTGGAAAGGGAGACGCACCGCGGACTGGGATTCTTTACGCCATGTGAAATATGCCATTCTTGAACGCGGCTTTGCCGGGGTCAAAATTTACCCGCCCATGGGGTTCAAACCTATCGCCAACAGCGTCGATGTGTCGAAATGGGCTAAGCGTGCGTCGAAAGGCGGCGGCGGCGCGCTCGACCGCGAGCTTGAGCACCTTTATGCATAGTGTGTCGAGAACGACGCCCCGATCAAGGCCCATGGCACGAATTCGATGGGCGCGGGTAAGATTACCGGGCTGTTTGCTGCACCTGAAGGCTGGCGGCAGGTATTGTTGTGCCCTGAATTCAACAAGCTGCGGGTGAACCTTGCCCATTTTGGCCGGTTCAAGGAAACAGCGCCGAACGCTGCGATGGCCACAAAAACCGATTGGGAAGACACTATTGCCGGGATGCTTAGCGATTTCACCAGTCTCTATTTTGATCTTGGATTTTGTCTGGTGGCGACCGACCCGGACAACGAGGACCATGAATTAATGATGGAACGAATGGGGGATTTGATTGCCCGGTTTCCACTGATCAAAGAGCGTATGATGTATGGCTCAGATTGGTCGATGACCGGCCGGATACCCGGGCATCAGACCTATTCGGCCCGAGTTGTCGGCGCGCTCGGGGAACTGGGCTTTTCCGGAAGCCATTTGAAGGCCGTCATGGGCGGCAATGCCGCCAGATTTCTTGGTCTGTCGGATGAAGGTGACCAACACGCGCGACTCGCGGTGTTCTATGAGGGGCACCCGATTTTTGAGGAGCTGTTTTTATCCTGACGGCTTGAACGGAGGATTGTACATGAGACAATTCTTACTTACCGCAATTATCGCAGAGCCGATGTTTTCCTATGGTATTGCACAGGAACTCGACCCCGAAGAGGGCAATAATGCGCTTGGCAAACTCGCCGAAGAAGCGCGCGAAATTTCTAGCAGCATGAGTTTCGAGGAATTCCGCGACAACACGCATTATGTCGTACAGACCGGAAAATACTATTTCAACGGTGACACCTCGATCCGCAATGAAAAACTGCTGCGTGAATTCTGGCTGCGAAATGTGGCCAGTGCACCGCCCGTTCAAGAGGGTGAAATACCAGAATTCGCCATTATCACTGTCAGAGGGCTGGACCAAGTCTGGTCGCTGAGCCAGCGCCGCGCGCTGACCTATTGCGTCAGTTCCAGATTTGCCAGCCGCCACGGTGCAGTTGTCGCCGATATGCAGGCGGCAACTGCATCCTGGGAGGCCGCTGCTGATCTGAAATTCCATTACATCCAATGCGAGGATCAGAATTGCGACGCTGCGAACACGCGGGTGCTGTTTAATGTGCGCCTGGTGAATGCCGCCGGTCTGTTTCTGGCCGCAGCGTTCTTTCGCCATGATCCGCGGGCCAAGCGCAGCCTGGTGATCGACCACTCGTCATTTAATCTCGATCCCAATCAAGCCCTCACGTTGCGCGGCATCCTGCGACATGAGCTTGGCCATGTTCTGGGCGGACGGCACGAACACACACGGCCAGAGGCAGGCGCGTGCTTTGAGGATCAGAACTGGCGCGGGGTCACAAACTATGATGCATTTTCAGTGATGCACTACCCGCAAAGCAATGAGCTCGGGGATTGGACGCTGCGGCTTACCAAATCTGACAAGAACGGCATCGCTTGCATTTGCGGGGCGGCTGCCGGGTTCGGGATAGATCCGACGATCTGCAAGCCTTCCTAAGGTCTGAACGCGGCAAAGCGCGAGGAGCTTGGGCCGTTCGAATTGACCGGCGATCAGATCGTTTCGATCGGCAGTTTCGAAGTGGTACCGGGAACCAGCTTTAGCGCCGAGATGACCGGCACGGGCGATCCGGATCTCTATGTGCGCTTCGACAATCCAGTCACACTCGCCGGGTTCGATTGTCGACCCTACACTGAAGGCGCGGATGAAACATGCGCTTTCGAGGTGCCTGCGGGCAAATCGCTAGCCAACGGCATGGTGCATGGCTTTGGCGTCGGCACGGCCAATGTGACCATCTAGAGGACTGCGCCATGAATGACCTTCAAATTAGCCGAGGGATGATGAAATCGATTGTCTTGGCAACAATCTTTGCGCTGGGTGCAACTGGCATCGCGGCCCAGTCGACAGTCCCTGAACTTGTGCTCGAATGGCGCTCGACAAGCGAAAATGCAGTTGAACTTTCGACGGAGCTGGAAACGCTTTATCTAACGCTCTTCAACTCAGGCAATCTAACGTTGCGCGAGATAAAAATGAGCGAAAGTCCTTTTGTCGAGCGCGTCCTGCGCGACGAGAAGCTGTTTTTCGGCGCCCATTTTCCGCAAAGCATTGATGCAATGATGTGCAATCTCAATCCGGATCTCTGTCAGCGCAATCGCACGGTCGCATCTGAGCGGCAGTTGCGCAGCCTGACCAGTCATGTCGGTGGCTACGCCATTAGCCAGGGCCGGTGGCGCACCAGCCTGGGCGATACGATCGTGGTGCCAGACTACAGTTTTCGCGCAATCACCACGTTGAGCCGTCAGCAAGTGCCGGGCGGTTTGCAGATCTCGGATTTTGCGGTCAGCCCGGACATGGATTGTTCGGCCTTCAAGGGCTCCCGCGAAGATGTCATCGCGCGCTTCAATCTGCCGGTCATCAAGGCGCCCGATGGTCTAAGGAGCGTGACTCTGCCATAGCTGCAACTGCAGGCGGCGGCCACACTCCGCGCCGATCCGCGTTCGAAACTGGTCCGAAGTCTGTCTGGCTCGCTGGTAACATTCGACCGGACCTAGGTTTTTGTCGATCCCGCGGCGGTCTTTTCGCCGACTTGGCAAAGACAGTTTGCCAGCAGTTCCCTCAATGATCTTGCTTTGGAAACCCTGCAGCCTTACCTGCGCACAACTGGTAGCGTGCAGGAATATGGGTTCGGCAATGAGCCGCTGGTGACCAACCAGATCGGCCTTTTCAAACTGATCCACTATCCATTCGCCAATCTCGAACCGTTGTCGGCGCAGTATCACCATCCGGTGGATGTGATAGTGATCGACAGCGCGGTGACGAAATGGCACTGTGATCTTCCGCCTCTGATGCTGAGCGATGGCAACGTGCTCGGCCCGTCCGAGGAGGCGGAGGAGGCGGAGGAGGCGGATGGCGCCACCCACGCAGAGGTTACGCTTGCTTCTGTCACGGGCATGTCTTCGGCGCTGGTATATTGCAGCGAGATTGATCCGCTGGCGCTGAGCCAATCGGAGCACGGCGCTGCCGTCGCGGGCGTGATCGCCTCGCCTCAGAACGGCAAGGGCATGGTGGGCATCAATCCCTATGCGCGACTACACATGATCTCTTTTGACATGACCCTTTCGCGTGCCGCGAAGCTCTACGTGTTTTCGGAATTGGAAACCGAGTTTGAGATCCCTCTCGCCGATATTCCAGAGACCGGCTATTGGACGGGGCTGAGTCCAAACGGGCAAGCCACGATAGCGCTCTATAGCGCCGATTTGCTGGCCGAGGACACGACTGTGATCATCTCGAACCTGTCGGTCCAGCAGGATGAGGTGCTGCTCTATTCAGTGCATGGTGAAAACCAGCTTTGGCCGATCGCCTGCCCCGGTGGCCAGCGGAGGTGCAGGCGCTTGCCGGTCCGGTTGCGTTTCTGTCGTTCTTCGATGCCGGCCTGCCACGAACCTGTACCGGGTTTCTGATCGAGCCCGATCTGTTGCTGCCCAACGAGCATTGTATCCGGTCGCTTGAAACCTGCAGCACAATGGCAGCCGTTTTCGGGTATCAGCGCAACGCTGCAGGCGGGCTGGCGATGGGGCCACAGCTCAGATGCAAAGGATATGAGCCCCATCAATCGAGTCTTGATCTCGACGTGACGGCAGTGCGCCTGTCGGCCCCTCCGGGCGAGGCATTCGGCGTCATCAACGTGCCCGAAGAGCTAGTCGATCCCGTCGGATCGCTGATTACTATGCAACATCCCGGAGACCTTCCCAAACAGGTTTCGATTTCGGAGTGTGCAATGATCGAAAGCCCGGTGTCGGGGCGTGTGCCGGACAGTGACTTCACCCATACTTGTGACACTGCAAACGGGTCATCCGGTGCACCCATTCTCAACACAGAGGGTCAACTGGTGAGCATTCACCATTTTGGTTTCAATGAGGCGTCAGACAGTGCATGGCGCGAAAACCGCGGCGTACTGGCGACACTGATCATCGGCTGGATGGAAGAAATTTCCGGACTGCAATAGCAGTAAAACAACCCAGAAAGAAATGTTTAGGTATTTGGTTTTCTAGACTGAGACCAATGCCAGAAGAAGTGAGATTGAGCCGGGTAAGGGGTATTGTCGGATAAAAGCGGCAAGAGGCGGGCAGGGCGGCTGGGTTGCGGCTGATGATGGAAAATGCCCCGTTCAAGTGTTTGCAAGGAAGTCCGAGGTTATCTGACTGGCGGCTGGGCTGTGGCTTGGTTTTCCGCTCTCACTGCGCGACGTTGTATGTTGTCTGTTCTCGCAGGGGATGTTTGATGCGCCGCTAGTCTCTTGGTCACCTGCCTTCTTCAGTCTGCGCTGTCTTTCGTTGATGACGAGGGGCGATAGCCTGCCATGAAGGGTAGTCTCCTTGCGCTTGCAGAGACTGGTTCGAAAGTGTTGGGCACCACCATCCATATTCACCATCCACATTCATAAGTGTCGCACACAGATAGAAATATTATCCAACTTGAGAACTGGCCCTTTACATGCGTGATTCCAGTACGTTTTCTTTGTATGCAGTCATAAGCTTTGTAGCCCGCGCGAAAGGTAGTGGAATTGAAACCGACAGATGCCACCAACCCCGAGTATTTTCACAAAGTTGTCGATTGCCAGTTTGCCTGTCCGGCGCATACACCGGTACCGCTCTATATTCGACTGATAGCCCAACAAAATTATACCGATGCCTATCTGGTCAATTGGGAGAGTAATGTCTTTCCCGGTGTGTTGGGCCGGACCTGTGACCGCCCTTGTGAGCCCGCATGCCGCCGGGGGCGAATTGACGAAGAGCCGGTTGCAATCTGCCGTCTGAAACGGGTTGCCGCTGATTTCAAGGATGATGTTGCCGAGCGCCTGCCCAAGGCTGGGCCAGCGAATGGCAAGAAGATCGCCCTGATCGGCGGTGGGCCGTCCTCGTTGACCGTGGCGCGTGATCTCGCGCCGCTCGGGTACGAGCTGCATCTTTACGACGGCGAGGCGAGGGCTGGTGGATTTATGCGCTCGCAAATCCCGTCATTTCGCCTGCCCGACAGCGTTCTGGACGAGGAAGTGGGTTATGTGCTGGACATGGGGGTCACGACCCATTTCAACACCTATGTAGACAGCATGGCCGATATGCTGACCAAGGGCTATGACGCCATCTATGTCGGCTGTGGCGCCCCAAAGGGCCGCGATTTGCCGAATCTTCCCGGGCGCGAGCAAGCCGATGCTAATATCCATATCGGAATCAACTGGTTGGCTAATGTCGCTTTTGACCATACCGAAACGATCGGCAAAAGGGTGATCGTTTTAGGCGGCGGCAATACAGCGATGGATTGTTGCCGCACCGCGCGCCGCCTGGGCGGCGCGGACGTCAAGGTTATCGTGCGCAGTCCCAACGCCGAGATGAAGGCCTCGCCCTGGGAAAAGGAAGATGCCGTTCACGAAGGAATTCCGATCATCGACAACCACGTGCCCAAGGAATTCGTGCTGAAAAAGGGCAAGCTGGTCGGCATGAATTTCGAAAAGGTCAAAGCCGTTTATCATAACGATGGTCGCCGTGAACTGGTGTCCACCGGCGAGGAGCCCGTGTTTTTTCCCTGCGACGACGTGCTGATCGCAATCGGTCAGGAAAATGCTTTCCCCTGGATCGAAAAGAGCACTGGCATCAGGTTCACCAGCTGGGGAACGCCGATCCTGAATGATGATGAGACGCTGCAATCCACCCGCAAGGAGGTCTTCTTTGGCGGTGATGCGGCGTTCGGCCCCAGAAACATCATCACTGCCGTGGCACACGGCCACAAGGCGGCCGTATCGATCGATTTGTTCTGCCGTGGCAAGGATCTGAGTAAACGCCCGGCACCCCATGTCAACCTAGTCAGCCAGAAGATGGGCATCCATGAGTGGAGCTATGCCAACGCGCCAATTGTCGATAAGCGCGAGGCGGTGCCTTTGGTAAAATTGGAACGCGCGCTGAACGATCGCGCGCTTGAAGTCGAGCTTGGCTTTGATCTGGAGACCGCATTCGTCCAGGCCGAACGCTGTCTCAATTGCGATGCGCAGACCGTTTTCAGCCCCCCCCTTTGCATCGAATGCGATGCCTGCGCCGATATCTGCCCGACCGGGTGCATCAGTTTTGTGAAGAACGGCCCCGAGGAGGATCTGCGCAGCCGCTTGACCGTTCCCGCGCTCAACACCGAACAGGACATCTTCGTTTCGGCAACGCTCGAAACGGGCAAGGTTTTGGTCAAGGATGAAGATGTCTGTCTGCACTGCGGATTATGCGCCGAACGATGCCCGACAGCTGCTTGGGACATGCAGATGTTCTTTTACAATACGGCGAAAGCGTCGCCTGACCTGGTGGAGGTCGAATGAAACAGATCAGTGGCATAAACGACTTCGTGGTGAAGTTCGCGAACGTAAACGGCTCTGGATCAGCCAGCGCCAACCACTTGTTCGCAAAAGCGATTTTTCGTATGGGCATTCCGGTTAGCCCGCGCAATATCTTTCCGTCTAACATCCAGGGGCTGCCGACCTGGTATGAGGTGAGGGTCAGTTCCAAAGGCTATCTGGGTCGTCGTGGCGGTGTTGATCTGATGGTAAGTGTCAATCCGCAAAGCATGGAAAAGGATATTGCTGATATCGAGCCCGGTGGCTATTTTGTCTATGATTCCACCAAACCCCTCGAGTCGCATCTCAGGCACGACGACATCACTTATTTCGGTATCCCGATGACCGAAATTTGCATGCGCGAATTCAAGAACCCGCGGCTCCAGCAACTGCTCAAGAACGTTGTCTATGTCGGGGCGTTGGCGGCACTTTTGAAGATAGATTTCACGATCCTCAAGGACTTGCTGAACGATCAGTTCAAGGGCAAGGAAAAGCTGATCTCGTCAAATGCGCATGCGCTTGATCTGGGGTATCAGTTTGCGCTCGAGACTTTCAATTGTCCGCTTGCGATCCGGCTGCAAAAGGGCGGAAATGACGCGCCGCATATCCTGGAAAGCAAGCATATCCTGATGAACGGCAACACCGCCGCAGCGCTGGGTGCTATCTATGGCGGTGCTACGGTCGCGGCATGGTATCCGATCACGCCGTCAACCTCGGTGGTGGATGCTTTTGCGCAATATGCGGAACGGCTGCGCATCGACGCCGGCACTGGCAAGAAAAATTTTGCCATTGTTCAGGCCGAAGACGAGCTTGCTGCCATCGGCATGGTTGTCGGGGCGAGCTGGAACGGCGCGCGGGCCTTTACGGCTACCTCTGGCCCCGGTTTGTCGCTGATGAGCGAATTTCTGGGGCTGGCCTATTTCGCCGAAGTGCCGGTGGTACTGATCGACGTTCAGCGCTCGGGGCCGTCAACCGGCATGCCCACCCGGTCGCAGCAGTCCGATATACTGGCAGCCGCTTACGCCAGCCACGGTGACACCAAGCAGGTGCTGCTGTTTCCCGCCACCCCACGTGAATGTTTCGACATGACGGTTCAGGCATTTGACCTTGCGGAACGGTTGCAGACTCCGGTGATCATCATGTCGGATCTCGATCTCGGGATGAATGACTGGATGTCACCACCGTTGGAATGGGATGACGATTATCAGATGGACCGCGGCAAGGTTCTGGATGCCGAGGCTCTGGACAAGACCGAAAAATGGGGGCGCTATTTGGATGTGGATGGCGATGGCATCTGCTATCGCACATTGCCGGGTGCGCATCCTGACAAGGGCGCGTTTTTCACCCGTGGTTCGTCAAAGAACGAGATGGCGGTCTACTCCGAAAGCGGTGACGACTATGTTCAGAACGTAGACCGGCTGTTGCGCAAGTTTGAAACGGCCAAGAGCCATGTGCCGACGCCCAAGACCCATCCACCAATTGCGGTAAAGGCTCCTAAGACCACATTGAAACTCGGGGCGCTGTTTTTCGGCACCTCGGCATCGCCCGCCTACGAGGCGGTCGAAATGCTGGCGGAGGAAGGGTATCCCATTGACACCATACGTATCCGCGCGTTCCCGTTCCATGAAAGCCTGGACCAGTTCATTCATGACCACGATCTGGTTTTCGTCATCGAGCAGAACCGCGACGGGCAAATGCGCAGGCTGGTCATCAATGAATGTGAAATCCCGCCGGGCAAGCTGATCCCGGTTCTGAACTATTCGGGAACGCCGATCACGGCGCGCAAGATCGCCCGCAAGATCCGTGAAACCCTGAGTACCAAAAGCGCCGATGTCGTTCCGCTGCACCCGGAGACCGCCTGATGTCTTATATCAAACCAAAGTTCCGCCACCCGAGCCTGCCAAAGAATGCGTTGGGCGTTACCATCGCAGATTATGACGGTGCGATTTCAACCCTTTGCGCGGGCTGTGGACATGACAGTATTTCGGCAGCAATCCGCAGTGCCTGCTTTTTGTCCTCCATTCCGCCGCACAGGATTGCCAAACTGTCCGGCATCGGATGCTCCTCGAAGATGCCGACCTATTTTTTGGGCAAGAGCCATGGCTTTAATTCTGTGCACGGGCGAATGCCGTCGGTGGCCACCGGCGCCAGTCTGGCGAACCGCGAGCTTACTTATATCGGTATCTCCGGTGACGGAGATACGGCCTCGATTGGCATGGGTCAGTTCATTCACCTGATCCGGCGCAATGTGAATATGACCTATATCGTGGCCAACAATGGCTGTTATGGGCTGACCAAGGGCCAGGACAGTGCAACCGCCGATCTGGGGTCGATCAGCAAGAACGGCGGCACCAATCCCTTTGATGGAATCGACCTTGCCAGCCTCGCGCTGTTGCAAGGCGCAAGCTTTGTCGCCCGCAGCTTTTCCGGCGACAAGGAGCAGCTGGAGCCATTGATCCGCGCCGCCATGGCGCATAATGGCTTCGCGTTTATCGACGTGGTATCTCCCTGCGTGACGTTCAACAATCAGGCCGGTTCAACCAAGAGCTATGCCCATACTCGTGAGCATCTGGATGCCATGCCGCTTGATTATGTTCCCTTGCGCGATGAGATCCGCACCCAATACGAACCCGGCACAATCCAGAGTGTGACATTGCACGACGGTTCGGTCATCCATCTGCACAAGGCCGGCGCCGATTATCGGACCGATGACCGCAATGCAGCGATTGCTGCGGCCAGAGCCGCACACGACGAGGGCCGAATACTGACCGGGCTGTTGTTCCTTGATCCCAATAGCCAGGATCTGAACCAGAACCTCAAACTTGCCAGCAAGCCGCTGAACGCGCTTGGCAAAGATGAACTGTGCCCGGGGAGCAAGGTTCTGAGCAGCATCAACGAAGGCCTGCGGTAAGGCTGTTGGTCTGCATCAGCATTGAGTAATTCGCCTGCCAAGCCGGTTCGTTTCGATCACTTAGTGTGGTGTCCGGCCCGGCTTTGCAGGAGTCCTGCCAACAAATGCGTGGAAATGCTGCGCCTTCGGCAGAATCGTCAGAGTATTCCAACCAGAGGCGGGCAGAGTGACTCTGTCCGGTTCCCGCGCGCTAATATCACCTTGGACTTGGCGGCGCCTGATTGCGGGGTTATCACGGTCGTCTGACCACCTCAGGGAGCCAAAATGACCACCGTTGACGAACGCATCGCCCGAAAAATTGCTGCTGATATCGGCGCACGCGCTGATCAGGTCATTGCCACGATCACGTTGTTGGATGGGGGTGATACCGTTCCCTTTGTCGCGCGTTATCGAAAAGAGGCGACCGGCGGGTTGGACGACGCGCAGTTGCGGCGATTGGCAGAACGGTTAAGCTATCTGCGCGATCTGGAAAAACGGCGGGCCAGCATCCTTGGTGAAATTTCCGGGCAGGGCAAATTGACCGACACGCTGGCCCGTTCCATTGCTGCCGCTGACACCAAGGCGGTGCTGGAGGATCTCTATCTGCCGTTTAAGCCCAAGCGGCGGACCAAAGCGATGATTGCCCGCGAAAACGGATTGGAACCACTGTTGCGCAGTATCCTTGCCGAGCGCGCTTTTGATCCGACCGAGTTGGCGCGCGCGTATTTGTGCGACGCTGTGCCAACGCAGAAGGACGCGCTAACAGGTGCGCGAGATATTCTTGCCGAAGAACTTGGTGAAAATGCGCGGCTTTTGGGGCGTTTGCGCGAGATCATGCAGAAAGAAGCCTTGATTACTGCGCGAGTTATCGCGGGCAAAGAAGAGATCGGGGTGAAATTCTCGGACTATTTCGACCACAGTGAAAAGTGGGCGACGATCCCATCGCACCGTGCACTTGCCATCCTGCGGGCCTCGAAAGAGGAAATCGTGACAATAGATATAGGCCCTGAACCAGAGACAGGGCGCGCGCGCATCATCGCCATAATTGCTGCAGAGATCGGGATATCCGGGCAGGCTCCGGGTGATCTGTGGTTGCAAGAGGCCGCCGCGTGGACCTGGAAGGTCAAACTGAGCCTGTCGATGTTTATCGACCTGATGACCGAAATGCGCCGCCGTGCCCATGATGGCGCGATTGATGTGTTTGCCCGCAATTTGCGCGATCTGCTGCTGGCCGCTCCCGCAGGTGCGCGCGCGACGCTGGGGCTTGATCCAGGTATTCGGACTGGCTGTAAGATTGCTGTCGTCGATGAGACAGGCAAGCTACTGGATACCGCGACGATCTATCCCTTTCAGCCGCGTAATGATCTGCGGGGTGCCGAAGAAAAGCTGCTTCAGCTGATTGACCGCCACGGCATTGCCCTGATCGCCATTGGCAACGGGACGGCCAGCCGCGAATCCGAACGGCTTGTCTCTGATGTTATCAAGCGTCTGCCCAAAGGTGCAGCGCGCCCCACGCCGGTTATCGTGTCAGAAGCTGGAGCCTCAGTCTATTCTGCGTCTGAACTTGCCTCGAATGAGTTTCCCGACATTGATGTTTCGCTGCGCGGGGCC
This window of the Rhodobacteraceae bacterium LMO-JJ12 genome carries:
- a CDS encoding serine protease, which produces MQALAGPVAFLSFFDAGLPRTCTGFLIEPDLLLPNEHCIRSLETCSTMAAVFGYQRNAAGGLAMGPQLRCKGYEPHQSSLDLDVTAVRLSAPPGEAFGVINVPEELVDPVGSLITMQHPGDLPKQVSISECAMIESPVSGRVPDSDFTHTCDTANGSSGAPILNTEGQLVSIHHFGFNEASDSAWRENRGVLATLIIGWMEEISGLQ
- a CDS encoding 2-oxoacid:ferredoxin oxidoreductase subunit beta codes for the protein MSYIKPKFRHPSLPKNALGVTIADYDGAISTLCAGCGHDSISAAIRSACFLSSIPPHRIAKLSGIGCSSKMPTYFLGKSHGFNSVHGRMPSVATGASLANRELTYIGISGDGDTASIGMGQFIHLIRRNVNMTYIVANNGCYGLTKGQDSATADLGSISKNGGTNPFDGIDLASLALLQGASFVARSFSGDKEQLEPLIRAAMAHNGFAFIDVVSPCVTFNNQAGSTKSYAHTREHLDAMPLDYVPLRDEIRTQYEPGTIQSVTLHDGSVIHLHKAGADYRTDDRNAAIAAARAAHDEGRILTGLLFLDPNSQDLNQNLKLASKPLNALGKDELCPGSKVLSSINEGLR
- a CDS encoding PPC domain-containing protein, producing MTGDQIVSIGSFEVVPGTSFSAEMTGTGDPDLYVRFDNPVTLAGFDCRPYTEGADETCAFEVPAGKSLANGMVHGFGVGTANVTI
- a CDS encoding RNA-binding transcriptional accessory protein: MTTVDERIARKIAADIGARADQVIATITLLDGGDTVPFVARYRKEATGGLDDAQLRRLAERLSYLRDLEKRRASILGEISGQGKLTDTLARSIAAADTKAVLEDLYLPFKPKRRTKAMIARENGLEPLLRSILAERAFDPTELARAYLCDAVPTQKDALTGARDILAEELGENARLLGRLREIMQKEALITARVIAGKEEIGVKFSDYFDHSEKWATIPSHRALAILRASKEEIVTIDIGPEPETGRARIIAIIAAEIGISGQAPGDLWLQEAAAWTWKVKLSLSMFIDLMTEMRRRAHDGAIDVFARNLRDLLLAAPAGARATLGLDPGIRTGCKIAVVDETGKLLDTATIYPFQPRNDLRGAEEKLLQLIDRHGIALIAIGNGTASRESERLVSDVIKRLPKGAARPTPVIVSEAGASVYSASELASNEFPDIDVSLRGAVSIARRLQDPLAELVKIEPQAIGVGQYQHDVDQRRLAQSLAAVVEDAVNAVGVNLNMASAPLLSHIAGLGPSLAQSIVAHRDANGAFATRRALLKVPGLGPKAYQQSAGFLRITDGSEPLDASSVHPEAYGVARKIVQACGRDIREIMGNGGALADLRAEQFVDDNFGLPTVRDILAELEKPGRDPRPTFKTASFAEGVENITDLKPGMSLEGTVTNVAAFGAFVDIGVHQDGLVHVSELADRFVKDPHEVVKTGDVVRVRVVEVDVARKRIGLSMRKDGGDAASKNTRAPAKPKPDRSPRTTPAPRTTGGKEGALGSALAEALQRSSAPEKGGSKTPKR
- a CDS encoding amidohydrolase, with the translated sequence MGAGKITGLFAAPEGWRQVLLCPEFNKLRVNLAHFGRFKETAPNAAMATKTDWEDTIAGMLSDFTSLYFDLGFCLVATDPDNEDHELMMERMGDLIARFPLIKERMMYGSDWSMTGRIPGHQTYSARVVGALGELGFSGSHLKAVMGGNAARFLGLSDEGDQHARLAVFYEGHPIFEELFLS
- a CDS encoding 2-oxoacid:acceptor oxidoreductase subunit alpha; protein product: MKQISGINDFVVKFANVNGSGSASANHLFAKAIFRMGIPVSPRNIFPSNIQGLPTWYEVRVSSKGYLGRRGGVDLMVSVNPQSMEKDIADIEPGGYFVYDSTKPLESHLRHDDITYFGIPMTEICMREFKNPRLQQLLKNVVYVGALAALLKIDFTILKDLLNDQFKGKEKLISSNAHALDLGYQFALETFNCPLAIRLQKGGNDAPHILESKHILMNGNTAAALGAIYGGATVAAWYPITPSTSVVDAFAQYAERLRIDAGTGKKNFAIVQAEDELAAIGMVVGASWNGARAFTATSGPGLSLMSEFLGLAYFAEVPVVLIDVQRSGPSTGMPTRSQQSDILAAAYASHGDTKQVLLFPATPRECFDMTVQAFDLAERLQTPVIIMSDLDLGMNDWMSPPLEWDDDYQMDRGKVLDAEALDKTEKWGRYLDVDGDGICYRTLPGAHPDKGAFFTRGSSKNEMAVYSESGDDYVQNVDRLLRKFETAKSHVPTPKTHPPIAVKAPKTTLKLGALFFGTSASPAYEAVEMLAEEGYPIDTIRIRAFPFHESLDQFIHDHDLVFVIEQNRDGQMRRLVINECEIPPGKLIPVLNYSGTPITARKIARKIRETLSTKSADVVPLHPETA
- a CDS encoding FAD-dependent oxidoreductase is translated as MKPTDATNPEYFHKVVDCQFACPAHTPVPLYIRLIAQQNYTDAYLVNWESNVFPGVLGRTCDRPCEPACRRGRIDEEPVAICRLKRVAADFKDDVAERLPKAGPANGKKIALIGGGPSSLTVARDLAPLGYELHLYDGEARAGGFMRSQIPSFRLPDSVLDEEVGYVLDMGVTTHFNTYVDSMADMLTKGYDAIYVGCGAPKGRDLPNLPGREQADANIHIGINWLANVAFDHTETIGKRVIVLGGGNTAMDCCRTARRLGGADVKVIVRSPNAEMKASPWEKEDAVHEGIPIIDNHVPKEFVLKKGKLVGMNFEKVKAVYHNDGRRELVSTGEEPVFFPCDDVLIAIGQENAFPWIEKSTGIRFTSWGTPILNDDETLQSTRKEVFFGGDAAFGPRNIITAVAHGHKAAVSIDLFCRGKDLSKRPAPHVNLVSQKMGIHEWSYANAPIVDKREAVPLVKLERALNDRALEVELGFDLETAFVQAERCLNCDAQTVFSPPLCIECDACADICPTGCISFVKNGPEEDLRSRLTVPALNTEQDIFVSATLETGKVLVKDEDVCLHCGLCAERCPTAAWDMQMFFYNTAKASPDLVEVE